One window from the genome of uncultured Tateyamaria sp. encodes:
- a CDS encoding TetR/AcrR family transcriptional regulator: MNDATPIVRKGRKFDQVLDGARDVFMVDGFEGASVDDIARAAGVSKATLYSYFPDKRLLFMEVANMECARQSQDAIDNIDLTAPPRDVLCQAGRHFLRFITSKFGQQIFRICVGESDRFPEIGRAFYKSGPERMRAEMGEYFQAAVARGELQIEDFTLAADQFGELCKADIWPRLMFGVIDTVTDADIDRVVDSAVETFLARYGA; the protein is encoded by the coding sequence ATGAACGACGCCACCCCCATCGTCCGCAAGGGCCGGAAGTTTGACCAGGTTCTGGATGGTGCACGCGACGTGTTCATGGTTGACGGTTTCGAAGGCGCAAGCGTGGACGACATCGCCCGCGCGGCAGGTGTCAGCAAGGCGACGCTTTACAGCTATTTTCCTGACAAGCGCCTGTTGTTCATGGAAGTGGCCAACATGGAATGCGCACGTCAAAGCCAGGATGCCATCGACAATATCGACTTGACCGCCCCGCCGCGCGACGTGCTGTGTCAGGCGGGCAGGCATTTCCTGCGCTTTATCACGTCGAAATTCGGCCAGCAGATCTTTCGGATCTGTGTGGGGGAATCGGACCGCTTTCCCGAGATCGGGCGCGCCTTTTACAAGTCGGGACCCGAACGTATGCGGGCCGAAATGGGCGAGTATTTCCAGGCGGCCGTGGCGCGCGGCGAATTGCAGATCGAGGATTTTACCCTGGCTGCCGATCAGTTTGGCGAGTTGTGCAAGGCCGACATCTGGCCGCGTCTGATGTTCGGGGTGATCGATACGGTCACGGATGCCGATATCGACCGGGTTGTCGACAGCGCGGTCGAGACCTTTCTGGCCCGCTACGGCGCCTGA
- a CDS encoding AEC family transporter, producing MLPILFKTLPFFALIGLGYWAGRTRFFTEEATAYLTKFVFYFALSAMIFRFAANLELAQVWDGRLVAAYLWGTAFVYGIATMVGFLRGLDVETNAVEAQCAVIGNVGFLGLPMLALLFGPEAIGPVMLVLATDLIIFSSLIVILITVSRDGRMSPAIFKVVGLGLIRNPMIVAMALGLLWSGLQIPIPDPMNDFLSILGGAATPGALFAIGASLATKSAERVQIAGWLSFCKLVLHPAFVAFSALYLFGVSDFGTAMIIACAAMPVAGNVYILAQHYGVAPQRVSAAILVSTAISIATLTAVIAWVS from the coding sequence ATGCTGCCCATCCTTTTCAAAACGCTTCCCTTTTTTGCCCTGATCGGGCTGGGTTACTGGGCCGGGCGGACCCGTTTCTTTACCGAAGAGGCAACCGCGTACCTCACCAAGTTCGTATTTTACTTTGCGCTGTCGGCCATGATCTTCCGCTTCGCCGCGAACCTGGAATTGGCGCAGGTCTGGGATGGCCGCCTGGTGGCCGCCTACCTCTGGGGCACGGCTTTCGTCTATGGCATCGCGACCATGGTCGGCTTTCTCAGGGGGCTGGATGTCGAAACCAACGCAGTCGAGGCGCAATGCGCCGTCATCGGCAATGTGGGGTTTCTCGGCCTGCCCATGCTGGCCCTGCTCTTTGGACCCGAAGCCATCGGCCCGGTCATGCTGGTGCTGGCGACCGACTTGATCATCTTCTCCAGCCTCATTGTCATCCTGATCACGGTCAGCCGCGATGGCCGCATGTCGCCCGCAATATTCAAGGTTGTTGGCCTTGGCCTGATCAGGAACCCCATGATTGTCGCGATGGCACTTGGCCTCTTGTGGTCGGGCCTGCAAATCCCGATCCCCGACCCGATGAATGATTTCCTGTCGATCCTCGGGGGCGCCGCCACGCCGGGTGCCCTCTTTGCCATCGGCGCCTCGCTTGCGACCAAATCGGCGGAACGGGTGCAGATCGCGGGATGGCTCAGCTTTTGCAAGCTGGTGCTGCACCCGGCCTTCGTCGCGTTCTCGGCCCTCTACCTTTTTGGCGTATCGGACTTCGGCACCGCCATGATCATTGCCTGCGCCGCCATGCCCGTGGCCGGAAACGTCTACATCCTCGCCCAGCACTACGGGGTCGCCCCGCAACGCGTGTCAGCGGCCATCCTGGTCTCGACCGCGATCAGCATCGCAACCCTCACAGCGGTCATTGCCTGGGTCAGTTGA
- the fghA gene encoding S-formylglutathione hydrolase: protein MQTQSENACFGGTQGVYTHRSNACACDMTFGLFLPQEARDGPVPLLWYLSGLTCTHENAMTKAGAQAWAAEHGIAICFPDTSPRGQDVADDDGYDLGKGAGFYVNATEDPWASHYRMWDYVMDELPEHLGNHFALDMDRQSITGHSMGGHGALTMAMSPRGQFRSVSGFSPITNPTASDWGRKQLSAYLGNNEDLWSPHDATLCMRDRGFDGPMLIDTGTDDQFIDLLKPEALAEAAAARRQQIQFRMQPGYDHSYFFVSTFMEDHVAFHAEHLWA, encoded by the coding sequence ATGCAAACCCAATCCGAAAACGCCTGCTTTGGCGGCACCCAAGGGGTCTATACGCACCGCTCGAACGCCTGCGCGTGCGACATGACCTTTGGCCTGTTCCTGCCGCAAGAGGCCAGGGACGGCCCCGTGCCCCTGCTGTGGTACCTGTCGGGTCTGACCTGCACGCATGAAAACGCCATGACCAAGGCCGGGGCGCAGGCCTGGGCGGCCGAACACGGGATCGCCATCTGTTTCCCCGACACGTCCCCGCGCGGCCAAGACGTGGCAGATGATGATGGGTATGACTTGGGCAAAGGTGCAGGGTTCTATGTAAACGCCACCGAAGACCCCTGGGCGTCTCACTACCGCATGTGGGACTATGTGATGGACGAATTGCCAGAGCATCTTGGCAATCACTTCGCCCTCGACATGGACCGCCAATCGATCACCGGGCATTCGATGGGCGGGCACGGGGCGCTGACGATGGCGATGTCCCCGCGGGGACAGTTCCGGTCGGTGTCGGGCTTTTCCCCGATCACGAATCCCACCGCCAGCGACTGGGGGCGCAAGCAGCTCTCTGCATATTTGGGGAACAATGAAGACCTCTGGTCCCCTCATGATGCGACCCTGTGCATGCGAGACCGCGGCTTTGACGGGCCGATGCTGATCGACACGGGCACCGATGACCAGTTCATCGACCTTCTGAAGCCCGAGGCGCTGGCCGAAGCCGCCGCAGCGCGTCGCCAGCAAATCCAGTTCCGAATGCAGCCCGGATATGATCACTCGTACTTCTTCGTGTCGACCTTCATGGAAGACCACGTGGCGTTCCATGCGGAACATCTCTGGGCATGA
- a CDS encoding YaiI/YqxD family protein, translated as MTTLYIDADACPVKAEAEKVATRHKIPMKIVSNGGLRPSQNPLVETVIVPEGPDIADMWIADRATRGDVVITGDIPLAAKCVEAGARVLKHNGEALTAANIGNVLATRDLMADLRAADPFRQGGGKGFTKADRSRFLDALERELRAAKR; from the coding sequence ATGACGACCCTCTATATCGATGCGGATGCCTGCCCGGTCAAAGCTGAAGCGGAAAAGGTGGCAACACGTCACAAGATACCGATGAAAATCGTATCGAACGGCGGGCTGCGGCCATCACAAAACCCGTTGGTAGAGACCGTCATCGTCCCCGAAGGCCCGGACATTGCGGACATGTGGATCGCGGACCGGGCAACCAGGGGCGACGTGGTCATCACCGGCGACATTCCCCTTGCCGCCAAATGTGTCGAGGCCGGCGCGCGGGTCCTCAAACACAATGGCGAGGCGCTGACGGCCGCCAATATCGGCAATGTGCTGGCCACCCGCGACCTGATGGCCGACCTGCGTGCGGCGGACCCGTTCCGCCAAGGCGGCGGCAAAGGCTTTACCAAGGCCGACAGATCGCGTTTTCTGGATGCGCTTGAACGGGAATTGAGGGCCGCCAAAAGATGA
- a CDS encoding HAD-IA family hydrolase, with product MKIEAVVFDIGNVLIEWQPERFYDSVIGEDRRRAMFRAVDLHGMNDKVDLGHPFTETIYATAEDHPDWRDEIRMWHDRWIEMATPVIDRSVRLMKALQAKDIPVFSLTNFGIGSYDFAATHYGFLNDFDRDFISGHMQVIKPDPSIYRMLEEASGLRGESLIFADDRADNIAAAQMRGWRTHHFKGPEGWANRLVREGLLTESEAA from the coding sequence ATGAAGATCGAAGCCGTCGTGTTCGACATCGGAAATGTACTGATCGAATGGCAACCCGAACGCTTTTATGACAGCGTCATCGGCGAGGACCGCCGCCGCGCCATGTTCCGGGCGGTGGACCTGCACGGCATGAATGACAAGGTTGATCTGGGCCACCCGTTCACCGAAACCATCTATGCCACTGCCGAAGACCACCCGGACTGGCGCGACGAAATCCGCATGTGGCACGACCGCTGGATCGAAATGGCGACGCCCGTGATCGACAGGTCCGTACGCCTGATGAAGGCACTGCAAGCCAAGGATATTCCGGTCTTTTCGCTGACGAATTTCGGCATCGGCAGCTACGATTTTGCGGCCACCCACTACGGTTTTCTCAATGATTTTGACCGCGACTTCATCTCGGGGCACATGCAGGTGATCAAACCGGACCCATCCATCTACCGCATGCTGGAAGAAGCGAGCGGCCTGCGCGGCGAAAGCCTGATCTTTGCGGACGACAGGGCCGACAACATTGCCGCAGCCCAGATGCGCGGCTGGCGCACCCACCATTTCAAGGGCCCCGAGGGATGGGCCAACCGACTGGTCCGCGAGGGATTGCTGACCGAGAGTGAGGCCGCGTGA
- a CDS encoding ornithine cyclodeaminase, with the protein MTSVPHIPFTEGEAVLDWIGLTDALVAGHTLPKAEIGDTFLYRDPDTLLSRAAWIDGMGMAVKTATVFPGNPGRGAPMINGGVNLYSDADGTLQAIIDFHLVTKWKTAGDSLLAARKLARPDSRHILIVGAGTVGRALHDAYSAIFPDAHFQIWNRTRDNALTMAAERPMLSVADDLEQAVRKADIVTSATMSTEPLIRGDWLRPGQHIDLIGAYRPDMREVDDAALLKSRVFVDSFDTTVGHIGEVKIPLEAGTIQRDHLLADYYDLHAFERTPEDITLFKNGGGAHLDLMTSRYILDRWIAS; encoded by the coding sequence GTGACATCCGTCCCCCATATCCCCTTTACCGAGGGCGAGGCGGTGCTGGACTGGATTGGCCTGACCGATGCGCTGGTCGCGGGCCACACCCTGCCCAAGGCCGAGATTGGCGACACCTTCCTTTACCGCGATCCCGACACGCTGCTCAGCCGCGCGGCATGGATCGACGGGATGGGCATGGCAGTGAAAACCGCCACCGTCTTTCCCGGCAATCCGGGGCGTGGGGCACCCATGATCAACGGGGGCGTGAACCTTTATTCCGACGCGGACGGCACACTTCAGGCCATCATCGACTTTCATCTGGTGACCAAGTGGAAGACCGCCGGTGACAGCCTTCTGGCGGCGCGCAAGCTGGCGCGACCCGACAGCCGCCACATCCTGATCGTCGGCGCCGGCACCGTCGGCCGCGCCCTGCATGATGCCTATTCCGCCATCTTCCCCGACGCACATTTCCAGATCTGGAACCGCACCCGCGACAATGCCCTGACCATGGCCGCCGAACGCCCGATGCTCAGTGTCGCCGACGATCTGGAACAGGCGGTGCGCAAGGCCGATATCGTCACAAGTGCCACGATGTCGACCGAACCCCTGATCCGGGGCGACTGGTTGCGCCCCGGCCAGCACATCGACCTGATCGGCGCCTACCGCCCCGACATGCGCGAAGTTGATGATGCTGCCCTGCTGAAATCCCGGGTTTTCGTAGACAGCTTTGACACCACGGTGGGCCATATCGGAGAGGTCAAGATACCGCTTGAGGCAGGCACGATCCAACGCGATCATCTTCTGGCGGACTACTACGATCTGCACGCCTTCGAACGGACGCCCGAAGACATCACCCTCTTCAAGAACGGTGGCGGCGCGCATCTGGACCTGATGACCAGCCGCTACATCCTGGATCGGTGGATTGCCTCGTGA
- a CDS encoding alpha/beta hydrolase: MTWVLLILLGLIAIPVTTELMRTGMSDAVRSNAPGEFALLSQGTTHYEWLGPERGAVAVCVHGLTTPSYVWYGMARGLALLGFRVLIYDQYGRGFSDRIGGKQTAAFFNQQLTDLLSHQNVTEPVTLLGYSMGGAVAAHFTALHPERVKQLILLAPAGMMQLGGRKIALTRDLPVIGDWLFLAGYPWVVRRGIAAEAHVPSSVTDIYELQQVETGRRGYFPAVLSSLRGLLRNTCEDQHKAIAAAGVPVLAVWGDTDDVIPLSCKDTLAAWNPAALQSVVTDAGHGLPHTHTDAVIDAIRGSRG; the protein is encoded by the coding sequence GTGACCTGGGTTTTGCTCATCCTGCTGGGTCTGATCGCCATTCCGGTAACCACCGAATTGATGCGCACCGGCATGTCCGATGCAGTGCGCAGCAACGCGCCTGGTGAATTTGCACTCTTGTCCCAGGGAACGACCCATTACGAATGGCTGGGACCGGAGCGGGGCGCGGTGGCGGTTTGCGTGCACGGCCTGACCACGCCGTCCTACGTCTGGTACGGCATGGCGCGGGGGTTGGCGCTGCTTGGATTTCGGGTCCTTATCTATGACCAGTACGGGCGCGGTTTTTCGGACCGCATAGGCGGAAAACAAACCGCCGCGTTCTTCAACCAACAGCTGACCGACCTGTTGTCCCATCAGAACGTGACCGAACCGGTGACCCTGCTGGGCTATTCGATGGGGGGTGCTGTGGCCGCACATTTCACGGCCCTGCATCCGGAGCGGGTCAAGCAACTGATCCTTCTGGCCCCGGCCGGGATGATGCAGCTTGGCGGGCGCAAGATTGCCCTGACACGCGATTTGCCGGTCATCGGCGACTGGCTGTTTCTGGCGGGCTACCCCTGGGTCGTGCGGCGCGGCATTGCCGCCGAAGCACATGTGCCCAGTTCGGTGACCGACATCTACGAACTGCAACAGGTCGAAACGGGGCGGCGCGGGTATTTCCCCGCTGTGCTGTCCAGCCTGCGGGGTCTGTTGCGCAACACATGCGAGGACCAGCACAAGGCAATTGCTGCGGCGGGTGTCCCGGTTCTGGCTGTCTGGGGGGACACGGACGACGTCATACCGCTGTCCTGCAAGGATACGTTGGCCGCGTGGAACCCGGCAGCACTGCAATCGGTGGTGACCGATGCGGGGCACGGGTTGCCGCATACGCACACGGATGCGGTGATCGACGCGATCCGAGGCTCTCGGGGTTAG
- a CDS encoding MFS transporter has protein sequence MSDRMPLFTPVLIVGCVIIMVSFAVRASFGVFQIPIADEFGWLRTEFSLAIAIQNLAWGIGQPIFGAIAEKIGDRKAILMGAIVYAVGLVLSAGSTTPIEHQLYAWLVGFGIAGTGFGVILAVVGRASSDENRSMSLAIVAAMGSAGQIFGAPVAEWMLGFMPWQSVFLWFAVAVILLVLTLPAMKVPPMASKAELEESLGQVLIKAFRDPSYTLIFLGFFSCGYQVAFMTAHLPAFVTEVCGPIVPGGMLHNIGITTTSALGAVALSLIGLANIAGTLAAGWAGKYFPKKYLLAGIYAGRTVVASLFIILPMTPTTVILFSIAMGSLWLATVPLTSGLVAHIYGLRYMGTLYGIIFLSHQLGSFLGVWLGGRLYDAYGTYDQVWWIGVAVGAFSAVVHLPIRERPLGQPAVA, from the coding sequence ATGTCAGACCGCATGCCCCTGTTTACCCCTGTCCTCATCGTGGGCTGCGTGATCATCATGGTCAGCTTTGCCGTGCGCGCATCCTTTGGCGTGTTTCAAATCCCGATCGCCGACGAATTCGGGTGGCTGCGGACAGAGTTTTCGCTGGCCATCGCCATCCAGAACCTTGCCTGGGGGATCGGGCAGCCGATCTTTGGCGCGATTGCCGAGAAGATCGGGGATCGCAAGGCCATCCTCATGGGGGCAATCGTCTATGCTGTCGGTCTGGTCCTGAGTGCCGGATCGACCACCCCGATCGAACATCAGCTATACGCGTGGCTGGTGGGCTTTGGTATCGCGGGCACCGGGTTCGGCGTCATCCTCGCAGTGGTTGGGCGCGCCAGCAGTGATGAAAACCGGTCCATGTCGCTTGCCATCGTGGCGGCCATGGGATCGGCCGGTCAGATCTTTGGCGCGCCGGTCGCGGAGTGGATGCTGGGATTCATGCCCTGGCAGTCCGTCTTTCTATGGTTTGCCGTTGCTGTCATCCTGTTGGTCCTGACCCTGCCCGCGATGAAGGTGCCGCCGATGGCATCAAAGGCCGAGTTGGAGGAATCGCTTGGGCAGGTCCTGATCAAGGCGTTCAGGGACCCGTCCTATACCCTCATCTTCCTTGGATTCTTTTCCTGCGGCTATCAGGTGGCCTTCATGACGGCGCACCTCCCGGCCTTTGTGACCGAGGTCTGCGGCCCCATCGTGCCCGGTGGTATGTTGCACAATATCGGCATCACGACCACGTCCGCGCTGGGTGCTGTCGCGTTGTCCTTGATCGGTCTGGCCAACATCGCTGGCACGCTGGCGGCGGGCTGGGCCGGCAAATATTTTCCAAAGAAATACCTGCTGGCGGGAATCTATGCGGGCCGGACGGTGGTTGCGTCACTTTTCATCATCCTGCCGATGACGCCGACCACGGTGATTCTGTTTTCGATCGCCATGGGTTCGCTGTGGTTGGCGACCGTGCCGCTTACCAGCGGACTGGTCGCGCATATCTATGGGTTGCGGTACATGGGCACGCTTTACGGGATCATTTTCCTCAGCCATCAGCTTGGGTCGTTCCTGGGCGTGTGGCTGGGCGGGCGGCTTTACGATGCGTACGGCACCTATGATCAGGTCTGGTGGATCGGCGTCGCCGTCGGCGCGTTCAGCGCGGTTGTGCACTTGCCGATCCGGGAACGCCCCCTGGGCCAACCTGCGGTGGCCTAA
- the zapE gene encoding cell division protein ZapE, whose amino-acid sequence MTDLLTEYQALVDKGALRSDDAQLAVLPEFERIRAALATPAKKGLFRKAPEPPKGLYLWGGVGRGKSMLMDFFASRLDVPARRVHFHAFMQEIHASMHAARQRGVDDAIAPVAADVAASVRLLAFDEMQITDITDAMIVGRLFEALFAAGVVVVTTSNRVPDDLYKDGLNRQLFVPFIDLLKDKMKVWELASPTDYRQDRLSGSPVYFTPLGAAARAEMDALWTDLSGGASDPLDITIKGRTVTIPQFRNGVGRSSFFDLCAKPLGPGDYLAVADACKVLMIDDIPCLGRSNFNEAKRFVTLIDALYEAQVRLICSAADTPEMLYLEGEGTFEFERTASRLREMQSADWGG is encoded by the coding sequence ATGACCGATTTGCTGACTGAATATCAGGCGCTTGTGGACAAGGGCGCGTTGCGTTCCGACGATGCGCAACTGGCTGTTCTGCCTGAATTCGAACGCATTCGTGCAGCCCTGGCCACGCCCGCAAAAAAGGGGCTGTTCCGCAAGGCGCCCGAACCGCCAAAGGGCTTGTATCTCTGGGGCGGCGTCGGGCGGGGCAAATCGATGCTGATGGACTTCTTTGCATCCCGTCTTGATGTGCCTGCGCGCAGGGTCCATTTCCACGCGTTCATGCAGGAAATCCACGCATCCATGCATGCCGCCCGCCAACGCGGCGTGGATGACGCAATCGCACCTGTCGCCGCCGATGTGGCCGCGTCGGTCCGGCTGCTGGCCTTTGATGAAATGCAGATCACGGACATCACGGACGCCATGATCGTGGGCCGCCTGTTCGAAGCGCTGTTCGCCGCGGGCGTGGTGGTTGTGACGACGTCGAACCGCGTGCCGGATGACCTCTACAAGGATGGGCTGAACCGGCAGCTTTTTGTGCCCTTCATCGACCTGCTGAAGGACAAGATGAAAGTATGGGAACTGGCCTCGCCCACCGATTACCGGCAGGACCGGCTGTCCGGAAGCCCGGTCTATTTCACACCGCTCGGGGCCGCCGCCCGCGCGGAAATGGACGCGCTTTGGACCGACCTGTCGGGCGGGGCGTCAGACCCTTTGGACATAACGATCAAGGGGCGGACCGTGACCATCCCGCAGTTCCGCAATGGCGTGGGGCGCAGCAGCTTTTTTGACTTATGTGCGAAACCGCTGGGGCCGGGCGACTATCTGGCGGTGGCCGATGCCTGCAAAGTGCTGATGATCGACGATATTCCCTGCCTTGGGCGCAGCAACTTCAACGAAGCAAAGCGTTTCGTGACCCTGATCGACGCGCTCTACGAAGCACAGGTGCGGCTGATCTGTTCGGCAGCGGACACGCCCGAGATGCTGTATCTGGAAGGCGAAGGCACGTTCGAATTCGAACGCACCGCATCACGGCTGAGAGAAATGCAAAGCGCAGATTGGGGCGGTTGA